CCGTTCGAGTGTCAGTTTTCACACTGGGAGCGTCGTCAAGTTCCGTATACCTGTATATCCCAAAGGTATAATCATAATTAAGGTTAGAACCATTGCGTCTCTAAAGCACACAAACTTATCCATTCCTCTGAACATTATCTGCCTGTAGCGATCAGTGAAACAATGAGCTGAACCATGAAGGAACCATTCATGACCACCTTCGCTAACAGTCCCCCCTCTGCCTCCAGATCAACCACTGACTCAGCAGACTTATTCATATCCTGAATTATTCACTaacatgtctttaaaaaaaaaaaaaaaagacgacgacgacgacgacCCTCAAGCATCTATTCATGACAGAAAAAGTCTCCAAAGTCTCAAAGGCTGCTCTGCCCTCTAGTGGTCGCCAACATCAATCTTCAATGAAACCCACAACAAAATACAAAATGATTTAAAATAACTTTATTCTTGCAAAGTAACAAAATTAAATTGTCTAATCAGACCTTTAAGACTGTAAAGAAATGCTGACCAGCTCTTAGAGCAGAGCAGCTAAGTCTAGTCCAACAATGTAGAGATATAAATCACAAGGGGGGGAAAGGTCTATTTATTGGCTTGTGTATGCTGGAGAAGGACTAACTTTGGGTTTATGATTACAGTTTCttagaggaaaagaaaaaaaaaaggaaaacaaaaaacaaaactcagagccaggaaaaaaaaaaaaaggctaaaataaGTCAGTGAGACAAAAATTTAAACATATGGACAGTATTTGTTGGCAATCTTAAGGACGTTACAATGGAAATGGGAGTTTACTCCGAGCAGGAACGCAACCTTCTAATCCAACAGACTCAATCCTCCTAAAGCAGACGGGAGCGTTATAAGCACCTGGGTAGAGGTGTAATAAAGCGAAGGAGCTTTTACACAGCATTTATTCACCTAGAATTCTGACATGATTCTTTGATAAACCTCACATGAAATTTATTACGTCAGGAAGATAATTCAACTGATGGAATCGTTCTGAGAGGTTTAGGGTTAAATCATGAAATACCTTGACGGTAAGAACGAAATGATCATCTACCTGAATAGTTAAAGGTTAATAATGCTGTAATAATGCTGTAGTTAATCAAAGTAAtggtaggaaaaaacaaacaaaacaaaacaaaaaaaacccttttttccTCCACTGGACTAGGCATTGACAAATGAGAAAAATCGAGTGCTTTTCCATTGGACAGTGCGGTGCAGCAAGAAATCCGTGATGTTTTGTGTTATTTACTTTATCAGACTCATATTTGGAAGAAACTCTAAAATCACTAGACCATACAGCAGAGCGTTACAGGGTCTCGTAATCGGGTTTCCACGGAGTGCAATGCTGTCTGTCATTTCATATAACACAAAATGAGTAAAAGGTCAGACCTGGAAACTCGGCTATCGCTGTAcgggaaaaagaacagttctagATTGGGTTCAGCAAGTGTAAACTGTACGGCACGGTCCAGTAGAAAAGCCCCATACGGTATGATGGACCGTAGATCTGACAAGAGGATCTCCGATTGGCTGGAACCACAGGTTCCCATGTTTAATGGAGTTGTCTTGAAAGGTTTCTTTTCTAGAGGAGGAGTCATCGTCGTTGTCATCTACGCCTGGGGGTGACGGGAGCAATATAAAAGTGCATTGGCGAGGCTCTATAAAGCCAACAGCTCTCTCTCCGGCTTCTTCTTCACCCTTTCCTTCTCCCGCTCTGAAATAATTCCAAAGGGTtaattattagtgctgtcaagcgattaaaatatttaatcgcgattaatgtcgcgactgtcatagttaactcgcgattaatcgcaatttaatcgcacatttttgtcacataaaaaaccattgtaattctcttatcagcataaaaaagtgaatgggcttgctttataccaatgtttttttttattgcaaagcataacacgtcttgacacagccactgcaaagtgaaacctaagccgagcaccggcgcggggctagcaagagaaccatgagtgaactgcttgagagagataggttacacagtgacggtaggcttgacatgcttgattataatataaagtacactattatattaactttaagttgttcgttgataaatattgcattgaatctgatctttactgtttcagctcacttaacacattttgtacttttacactttctgcctgttgatgcgtcacgctgtccaatcagaggcggccaaatttacatattacaggaaggatttctgggatagcattgagtttacagttcagagggatctggcttctttagacgctgtcttcttaaaactgaataaatatttaaaaagagccaaatgagccagtcttttgaacggctcttttcaaagaacggatcacaaagatgcggatcccatcaaagagccataaatcccatctctactagcgcgccctctccgcgctggttctttgggggaggagggcagaggactctggctgtgcggggcgtggcattacagtctagctgcgatcgattttctaagcaaagtctctgttccaagttcctggcagtttcaaaagcttatgaaaaacctacatcatgtcacagagcgttaatctcgcgataaaaaaaattatcgccgttaaaattgagtcaagttaacgcgttaataacgcgacatttttgacagcactagttaatattattataattttttttttgtttacactttagcataatattaaaaataaatggaAGGTTTGACAGCATGGCGTTTCTTGACGATTACTTCAGACAGAAGCCTGAAATCTTTCAAATAAATACACTTAAGAGCTAAAGAAAGCTTTTAAACACTAAAAGCACCCCTCAATGTATAGAAATGTGTGTAGTCCAGAGTACTTCAATGTCACTAGGAAGAACAGTGACAGTTTTACTCTTCTGTGGTTTCTTGACATTTTTCAGCTTCCGCACTCGACATCCAGTGTTTTAATAGTACACGGTGTCTTCTCATTCTCCTCAGTGGTGCATAAAATGGCTAGATATGAAGCATTAATCTCCTCCACCATCTCCTGGTAAATCATTTTCTTGTCCTAAGCAGTCAGATTGAACCCAAATTTACCCTTGATGCTCTTCTTTCTTTCAACCCAGCTATATGGGGTTCGGTTCAGGGGGCTTTTGACTTATGAGCGGTCATCAGTTAAACAGGCTGAATCCTGAACATACCCCTGAGAGTGAAGACGGAGCAGTTGTAAAATGAGAATTCTGCAATTATGTCAGCTCGTACTAAGGAAATGAGGTGCGTAACTGTTTTACATCAATGTAAACGATGTACTTTATGCTTCAGATTTACTCCAACTCCTCTCTAAGTGTTACTCTGAGAACTTTAACACGTTTTTATCCTCAGCTTtagaataagattttttttttttccagtcttgGACACCTAAGACTGTTTTTAAGAGGACATCTAAGCTTTAGACATACAAGTCCAGAGCTGATAAAATACATCTGtgggatttaaaggagaactgaaggcaaattttttatcatcaaaattctatttctctcattttattaaatatcggaatgcatgtttgatcgctattttgtcgctgctatagcaagttatgagtgtttgaaatatgctctgtaatacatcagtccatatgtcaaagcaatgggtgtaaacgagattcgttgagacctgtgcgagacatcgtaggacggaagtaaaacgtacagcgcaaatcaaagcgactgacatctgccaactctgtcaaaagacgcgcgcgccctctttcgaatgctgatgtaatcaagccggaagttttgtttgttttgatagcaatcaggaaagtttgtaaaaagtcggcagtaatcgtcatttaaactcgtttttgtgcaatgcttcgtttgggaaaacagttttcaaaatggcggcactgacgcctggctgacacgtcatgtttcgaagtctcgcacaagtctcgtgaagatcgcgcggataagcgacgcctgccgtggaccaaacgaactaaattcaacacggctaaaaaccgaacaggccgataagtataatatttaattgcaattaattgccaatacgagtcacgatataaggttactaaaaccgaaaacgtaattgaataacacgttaattaagaaataaagcaagtttaaaaatgacttcagttctcctttaatgcatgTGAAGATTTGAATCAGTCAAGTGAAATCAATTTATTCGTAGCACACTTTTAGCGAtacacattgtcacaaagcagctttacagaaaaatatatattttaaacaaTTTATAAACTTATCGCTTATGAGGACGGCTGAGGCCTGATTAGGGATAAACTCCCTGAGACGACGTGAGGATGAAACCTTGAAATTGAGAGGAATtaattaaatgcaattaaaatgaataaaatttagGACGCATCACACACTATGGATCATTTTTCAACAGCGGCACTCCCTTTTGTGTATTATTCCTTACATAAGGCATGTGTGCATCACAGTGAGAATACACACCTGGTTCTTGATCTGGAATTTCTGGTAATGCCTCATCAGGCACCTCAGGAAGCTCAACATCTCCCTGTACATGCATAATAAGACAACGCAGATGGCATTAAGAAGGAAATTCAATAGCCTCCAAGCATAACTACATCACTTGTATatcacaatgcattatgggggatagCTGGGGCCGGTAGCTGTGCGGTATAGCGGAGGTTAGATTAATTTTACATGAGAGTGGTGTGAGAGGAAtgattttgccgtgctctgtcatggaagacaatgaaattgatgatttaaagaggtggataacatggtgagggtttacagcagggttTAAAATCTGaacccaaatcaagcttggtgagaaggtaagacatCATAGACAAGAATTTGTACAACCGAGAGATTGAcagagtctaccacactgtacaacaacaccatcaaatctcagaatgtcttatcaaaacatttataaatgtgtgattagttaaataaaacttaatatcagaaaacattacaaaaaaaaaaaaatcatctctgGAAACCTGCAgatctgccgtgtcatgttcagtataaatgcatttacttcaataaatgccgctaATGAGgtgcactgaacattatacacacccgaaagagaacccttggtggtttgggagttttatcagtcTGACAGGGtcgttcggctgccgagtgcttcggtaagttgagaggcaaaggctgaagaatgcttctttgttttacaggctttagaatatcgctagtttcagatgaaGAACAGCGTCGAtggttataatcttctataaccgaaggccgttccgcagaccatggaaatattcctGGGTCATGGTATAAGTGCGTCTTTTTTCCACCAGACAAATGCAAGCTACAAACACttacttgtccatttcgattcagttcgaaggttttcgttgcggattaaacttatccatttctttcttctcttcttctcgactgccagctgataaaagctcaaattaggtgttctctttgttgtagagacacagtaaggcacacggCAAGTCACTTTAGgtggcatggttaaaaccggttcGACAGAACAATGTAGGgtttaacaaaggtgaaagtaaacaatacggcggaactgaccccgggtatcacccatcatgcattgtggtaaacaagCAATGATGTAGTCATGGGTTAGGGTTATTCCTTGAatagacatacaaacacacacctgAGTGATTGCCTCAAGCTCCGCTAATACAGCATCCTCGTCTTCTTGTGTCAGAGAGCCGGCCAGAATGTCATCGATTTGCTGCACACAGGAACAAATCAAGCAGTTAAACTCTCATGTATTGTACAACATCCCCTATCTCCACTGACCAAAAAACCACCAGCAGAGATAACTGGCCATCTGGagtccaaagcaacaccgggtaAACACACCACAAGTCCGATTCGACATCTCATTTCATTCACTATCTGAGCAGTAACATGACTACAGAATTTCGACACTCACCCTCTGGTACTCAATGGCTTCCTGGGTCTCATCCATGATCCTCTCCACCTCTTCTATGGACATAACCTGCATTAACAAGGCAAAGAGGATTAAAACAGGGATTACAGCTCATCACTGGCCAAATGAAGTGCATTCGTAAAGTCTTAACGATACTTCTGTACCAACCAGCCAACAAATAATCCCACTAATGGAAAATGGGCTACATTACACAAATACAATTAGATTAATGTGTGTAGGTTAAGTCGCAAAGCAAGGAAAGAAGACTGAACCTCACTGGCatattaaccctttggggtcaaaAGCTTTACCGGTGaaactcgacaggtttagaatgagtgggtcatgtatttagataaatatcttcacgattttttttaatcatacaagcatgataaacatattaacaaactttatactttcctatgagcccactgccaaataatattacagtttttaaattatctaaattagatgaaacataaaacgtgtcaccttactcagtcacaccagagtcggagcgctgagtgcacacttacgcattcataaaagactcttcacgtggtaacggcatgataatcaccttcactctttcggtttctctttcgcggtgggaacacccaccgtaaataggataaaatctgtcagacatagtttaggctatctggaggtaaaacttgttgcgagctggcacatggattttatgcgcttcggatgattcaggacagcgattcaattttaggacagtgaatcaattcatgattcaggccagcaattcaattcaatcttgagaaccatgacactgatgatgagcagtgccctttattttattatttacttattttatttttttaaactttgactcaatccagccgaagatcaactcgagtaagtgtaaatatttcttctatttatcatgagcagatcagttgatgtgtgcactgtagtgcatacacgggaaaaatgactgagcaattttttcagagttaaaagtattttccttaaaaacagttaattttgctctattttgagtttggaGAGTAAAAattgagttggagtgggagcaaaattagagtaattgtgtaacagagctggttgtggctctgaactgagtaaaacagtacaagagttaatttcaagacacactgaaaagagtcaaataccaaaataaagtcaaatatcagataaatgaagatgtaaaaagcagttttaaaactgttggaatgtgtggaaaaaaaacccattacCTTACCcactgtgacttgacctgatgggattaagagtggcAGTGGAAGgggtttcactcttctcattgaatggaatggaaatttttactcttctcactgaatacccctcccactgccaaccctttatcccaaaaacaatgggacatacattttttgatggccagttaattgtccaaatcaatggagcagatgtaAAGGAGAacagaagtcatttttaaacttgctttatttcttaactaacgtgttattcaattacgttttcggttttagtaaccttatattgtgactcgtattggcaactaactgcaattaaatattatacttatcagcctattcggtttttagccacgttgaatttagttcatttggtccacggcaggagtcacttatccgtgcgatcttcacgagacttgtgcgagacttcaaaacgtggtgtcagcgccgccattttgaaaactgttttccaaatgaaatattgtacaaaaacaagtttaaatgatgattactgcctactttttccaaactttcctgattgctatcaaaacaaacaaaaaacttccaGCATGatgacatcagcattcgaaagaaggcacgcgcatcttttgacaaccttggcagatgttggtcactttgatttccgctgtacgttttacttccgtcctgcgatgtctcgcacaggtctcgacgaatctcatttacgccgattgctttgacatatggactgatatattacagagcatatttcaaacactcataacttgctatagcagtgacaaaatagcgatcaaaaatgcattcctatatttaataaaaagagagaaatagaattttgataataaagttgccttcagttctcctttaatttcaagacacactgaagagAGTCAAATATcaaaaagtcaaataccagataaatgaagctgttggaaaaagcagttttagaactgtattccaatgtgtggggaaaaaaaaaaatttaacttacccactgtgacttgacctgatgggattaagagctgGCAGTggaaggggttttcactcttcccattgaatggaatggaaatttttactcttctcattgaatacccctcccactgccaactctttatcccaaaacaataggacatacagtacattttattgatggccagttaattgtccaaatcagtggagcagatttaagtttttgtgcttgatacattcctcagactgaacagaatcacctcaagcgatcaaaacggtttgtcacaatgggtaagaccatgtttccccccccacacacacacattccaacacagttctaaaactgctttttacaacagcttaatttatatgttatgaattttttttaaaagtacaatcagtGGCGTACACAGACTTTTTGAAGGGCAGgggtggaaagaaaaaaaagggcaCATATAGCGTGTCCTCACCACTGTAGAGGGCACTTTAGACACGTTTTATATGTTATACAAATGGCACATTATATAGCCTTAAAACAGACTAACTAGACAGACTACTCAGGTTAGTTTGCTGTTAGGATCAGCATCCATGAGTACTGTGTGGATTTCAACGTTGGACTGTGAAGAACACACAGCGACATGGATGTATAAAGGAAATAAATCCCTAGGGGGTCTGGGGGTCTTCCCCCAGAACATTTTCAATTAAGTAGATTAcatttcctgtattctagtgcattttaacaCCATATTAGCACCAGATAATCCAAAATGGTTCTGAGAGATATAGTTCTGGCTCAATATAGATCAACAAAGGGCCCAACATAAAAGTCAGTGCAACAGTATACACTAAAGCTACATTCACAGTTTATAATGCTCACCCAGCTGTGTTCTACTTAGCTGATCATCACActggtctctctctccctctcaaggCTCCCAAGGGGGCACTTTAGCACGTGTTTTGGCTCCCGAGAGAGCACTTGAGGGCAGTTTAGTACGCGTTTTGGCTCCCAAGGGGGCACTTGAGGGCACTCTAGCACGCGTTTTGGCTCCCAAGGGGGCACTTTAGCACGCATTTTGGCTCCTGAGAGGACACTTGAGGGCAGTTTAGCACGCGTTTTGGCTCCCAAGGGGGCACTTTAGCACGTTTTGGCTCCCGAGGGGGCGCTTGAGGGCACTCTAGCACGTGTTTTGGCTCCCAAGGGGGCACTTTAGCATGTGTTTTGGCTCCCGAGAGGGCACTTGAGGGCAGTTTAGTACGCGTTTTGGCTCCCAAGGGGGCACTTGAGGGCACTCTAGCACGCGTTTTGGCTCCCAAGGGGGCACTTTAGCATGTGTTTTGGCTCCCGAGAGGGCACTTGAGGGCAGTTTAGTACGCGTTTTGGCTCCCAAGGGGGCACTTGAGGGCACTCTAGCACGCGTTTTGGCTCCCAAGGGGGCACTTTAGCATGTGTTTTGGCTCCCGAGAGGACACTTGAGGGCAGTTTAGCACACGTTTTGGCTCCCAAGAGGGCACTCTAGCACGCGTTTTGGCTCCCAAGGGGGCACTTTAGCACGTGTTTTGGCTCCCGAGAGGACACTTGAGGGCAGTTTAGCACACATTTTGGCTCCCAAGAGGGCACTTTAGCATGTGTTTTGGCTCCCGAGAGGGCACTTTAGCATGTGTTTTTCAACAATTCCCGTGCACGCCGCTGAGTACAATCATGgcgtacatactacatagatattattgtagctgaacttgtactgaatacaaaaaaaaaaaacatacgactttgaaaatactgtttagatttgttgaaattgataaaGAATTTGGGTTAAAAATGGGTCGATACATACCTCATGCATTTTCTTTAAGCAGTCATTGCCAACCTTCAGCCCTTCAAGCACCTTCATTTCTATCTGTGCAAACTCGATGTCTTGAACCTGGGGGAAGAAGTAGAATAGGTTCTATGATTTTCTGTCTAATGAAACACAGTTATAATTACTCAGATCATTAATGCATTAATTAACAGTAGGATGGTCATgttggtctgtaaaacaaagTCTTCTCCTTTTAATATGATCTGTATTTTGATTGTTCCCCAAACTAGCCACTATAGCTGATACAACAGAAGTGCAGCCAATAAATGATTTAAGATTCTAACTAAAATGAATAGATTATAGTCGAGATATCTCCTTCCTCAAATACCCATTTGTAACGAGGCGACTAACTACTCTTCACTAACATACGACACCTACCAACGAGAGAAGGTGAAGGCTAAAATGTGtttcctctgagacacatgaagccagccaACTGCATTATTTCGAACTGTtactcatgctgcatcacagagaAGCAAAAACTGGTGAGTGTTAATTAcatgccatccctcccacccacAAAGTgtggccaattttgctctttcTGGGCTCCCGGCCACAGATGGCCGGTTCCTCGTCAGTATttgaacttgcgatctcctgatGACAGAATGTCACATCTAAACAAGAAATCATTAAATGTGGGATTCCGCAAGGGAATAATACTAGGTCCTTTGCTGTTTGCCCTGTATGTTGTTAATATATCTAATTGTTCTAAACTActgaaatgtattttatttgctgatgacacaaatattttctattcatGCAAGAATATTGAACATCTAGCTGATGTACTTAATCAAGAGCTTAATAAAGCGTCACATTGGCTTACTGATAATAAACCGTCAATcaatataaagaaaaaatatgTTGTATTCAGAGCTAGGCAAAGATTTAACAATTTGAATTTCATGATTAGGATTAATAATAAGTTAATATCTAGCAGCCAAAGCATAAAATTCTTAGGTGTGATAACTAATCAAAATCTAAGTTGGAAAGAGCATATCAACACAGTATCCAGAAAAATATCTAGAACTATAGGAATAATTTAAAAATCCAAAATTTTACTTGTCACAGCCATCATTGTTTAAACTTTATTATTCATTAGTCTACTCTTATTTGTATTATGGCAATATAGTATGGGGATCTACTTATCCAACAAatctcaacagactgttttgcaaAAGTGTGTCGTATGAATTATCACTAAATCCTCATACGGAGCACATACTGGTCCTTTATTTTATAGATATAATTTGCTAAATTTGAATAAAATTCATTCTTTACAAGTAGGACTAGTCATGTACTCTGTTCATTTTAACACTATACCAGAAACATTTAAAAGTATTTTTTGTCAAAATTTTCAAATTCATCAATATGCTACTAGATACTCAAGCGATTACAGAGTTAAGCTTTGCAGAACTAATATCTACAAATTTACTATTGCTGCTAATGGGCCTAAATTATGGAATTCCCTCCCGAAGGAACTTAAATCTGAGTCAACCAtcattagattaaaaaaaaaaaatcttgacgcaATATTTACTCGGTTTAGCAAAACCCGAGGAAATTTGTATTTAAAGTGTCAAATGTTATcgaaattgttgttttactgtttaCAGTTTCAttaacaggcggcatggtggtgtagtggttagtgctgtcgcctcacagcaagaaggtccgggttcg
Above is a genomic segment from Neoarius graeffei isolate fNeoGra1 chromosome 14, fNeoGra1.pri, whole genome shotgun sequence containing:
- the chmp6b gene encoding charged multivesicular body protein 6 isoform X2 — encoded protein: MGNIFGKKKRSRVTEQDRAVLQLKQQRDKLRQYQKKITLQLEKERQLAKQLLKEGKKEKAVLLLKKKRFQEQLLEKTENQIGNLERMVQDIEFAQIEMKVLEGLKVGNDCLKKMHEVMSIEEVERIMDETQEAIEYQRQIDDILAGSLTQEDEDAVLAELEAITQGDVELPEVPDEALPEIPDQEPEREKERVKKKPERELLAL
- the chmp6b gene encoding charged multivesicular body protein 6 isoform X1, whose amino-acid sequence is MVVLISGQGCATASSCLPAECFYMQLKQQRDKLRQYQKKITLQLEKERQLAKQLLKEGKKEKAVLLLKKKRFQEQLLEKTENQIGNLERMVQDIEFAQIEMKVLEGLKVGNDCLKKMHEVMSIEEVERIMDETQEAIEYQRQIDDILAGSLTQEDEDAVLAELEAITQGDVELPEVPDEALPEIPDQEPEREKERVKKKPERELLAL